The genomic stretch TCTACCGTTTCCCATTGCTCCGCATTTTACCACATGAATTACTTCAGAATTGATTCTCACCTGCTCTGTACCTTGCTCCCCACCAAAATCACTCCTTAGGAGAAATATAAAGTGAAGCTCTATCAAAGAGGCCACATATTTCTAATACAGTATGAAATGCAATATACAAATGAAATgaaaagaacagtagaggaccAAGGCAATTTTAGTTAAGCCGAAACTTAAAAAGAAGCCCATTAAGAACTGCAAGCCCAACTTAGCCGTAGGCCGTGGCGTGCGTGCTCTGCACACGGGCTTATCCTGATAGGCCCTCAACCTCAAGGCCTTGGCCTTGGCCGCGACAAGTTGGCATAGCGCTTCACCTGAATTTTGATGGTGCCCTCATGGTACTGTACAGTCTGtggatccccccccccccccccccccccccccctctcttcAACAATTAGAAGATCATCGCTATTGTAGCAATAAAGCCAAAATCGAGTGAAGCTCCACCAAAAAAGGATGTGAATTAATCCCCTTTTCTCATCATCTTATACTCGAGATTGATCTAGTAGTAGGTGCATGCACGTTACGGACACCTAAAACAATAATATGAGGATACACAAAAACGAATATACATGCTGGACGGTATATACTCTCTAGTCTCTACATGCACGCGTGCAGGTAGCTATCGGGGAACACGCCGCAATATATAGCTACTACGTCGTCGTGAGGTTCTGGAACGCCTGGAGCAGCACCACTCTGAAGCGGTCGACGTCGAGCGTGACATCCTGTCCGATCAAGAAGGTGTGCCTCAAGAACTTGAACCCTTTCCTGTGCAACGCAGTCGGGTTGGTGAAGATCTCGTGGTCGCTCGGGTACTTGTCCCTGAGCGAGCTCTCGTGCACGGCGATCTCGTACTGGACGTACCGGAGCCCCATGGCCTCCGCCGGGTCGCCGAAGTCCATCCGCGCGATCCACTGCAGCCCGCCCCACGGCACCACCTGCACCACCGTCGCCCCCCGCGGCAGGAACACCATGTTGGTCAGCCCGGCGCCGTGCACGCCCACCACCGCGTCGAACGAGTTGATGCGCCGCCCCACCTCCGCGATGCCGTCGTCGCTCTTGCTCACCTCCAGCTCGCTCACCACGGCCTCGAACCCCACCTCCTCCGCCACGCGCGCGACGGCGTCCGCGTTCAGTAGCCGCCGGGTGCCGCGGCGGGCGACGATCAGCAGGCGAGGCTTCGGCTTCTTCGTGCCCGTGGCGACGGCGTCGCTGCTGGGGCGCGTGGTGACCGCGTCCCGGGGCAGCGAGAGCGCGCGCCGGAGGAACCGCGCGAAGTCGACCATCCCGACACCGACCGCGTCCGGGCCGCTGCTGCGCTCATCCCGCTCGTCGATCATGAGCTCCCGGTGCGCGGCGCGCAGGCCGACCACGACGTGGCCGAAGCAGTGCGTCTCTTCCCCCGGCGCCGTGGCGGCGAGGTCGAGCGGCGGGTGGCGCGAGAGCCCGCGCAGGACGGCGTCGTACTTGGCTAGCCACCGGGACGGTCCCGCTCCGGCGTCGGCGACGACTAGGCGGACGACGCCGCCGTAGCGCTGCGCGGTGCCGTAGAGCGGCACGATCACGTCGGTGAAGTCGTGGAAGAGGTTGCCCGCGTACCCGCCGATGGAGAACACCACCGCCGGCTCGGCGTGCGTCGCCGTGCAGCGCGGC from Sorghum bicolor cultivar BTx623 chromosome 3, Sorghum_bicolor_NCBIv3, whole genome shotgun sequence encodes the following:
- the LOC8079059 gene encoding uncharacterized protein LOC8079059; amino-acid sequence: MYASSRGPAMKAGGGGGDKKQQQVGIRLLSVAVGCFLLFVVFTLSSRYNATFVVDTRRGDFRPSQGDRGGDGGEGELKQLAQQSNEKAAVTEADESVIGEQGNNVEREAEAEEAELESSATAAAAADATSNSDEQAKPAAEDADPDQDKLRTAATGTTAEPAVQATSPHHQRQGDDMTRAAAALVNQQRQPLCDLSGSRSDVCDFTGDIRLDANASAFIVVDPTGDANAPTYKVRPYARKGDATSMSRVTEVTVRTTTADAPRCTATHAEPAVVFSIGGYAGNLFHDFTDVIVPLYGTAQRYGGVVRLVVADAGAGPSRWLAKYDAVLRGLSRHPPLDLAATAPGEETHCFGHVVVGLRAAHRELMIDERDERSSGPDAVGVGMVDFARFLRRALSLPRDAVTTRPSSDAVATGTKKPKPRLLIVARRGTRRLLNADAVARVAEEVGFEAVVSELEVSKSDDGIAEVGRRINSFDAVVGVHGAGLTNMVFLPRGATVVQVVPWGGLQWIARMDFGDPAEAMGLRYVQYEIAVHESSLRDKYPSDHEIFTNPTALHRKGFKFLRHTFLIGQDVTLDVDRFRVVLLQAFQNLTTT